CAAGAGTTTCGCCTAATTTCAAAGTAACTGGTAAAATGGCAACTGGAAAGATTTAGCAAATCGGTAAACCATTCACCCGGAAAGTGAACTATTGTCCTGATCTCGTGACTTGCACTCCTTGGAGAAGCTCAAATACGAGGAGACCTTTGCAAACACTGCAAGAGGTCAGCGCAGCAACCAAGACCTCTTTGCTGGCGTGCAACCACATGGCAGGTCGTCCAGAAGTTGTGGGGCTACGTGGCTGAAGCTGGGGTGTCAGCGAAAATCACGCCGACAGCTCCCTCCTGTGGAGCAGGGTGGGGTGTCGCACCGCTCCTCGCGGCCACAGCAGGTGTGGCCGGCGCTGCTGCCGCTCGTTTTAACGGCATAGGAAGCCGCAGAAAGGATCTTTTCAAGTCTGCT
The sequence above is drawn from the Deltaproteobacteria bacterium genome and encodes:
- a CDS encoding zinc ribbon domain-containing protein, encoding MPIYEYQCQECGEVCEILLISSHQPEQRLECSNCGSSRLEKILSAASYAVKTSGSSAGHTCCGREERCDTPPCSTGGSCRRDFR